Genomic segment of Malus domestica chromosome 15, GDT2T_hap1:
TTAATGTGGTTTGGATTAGGATCAGGAATATAAAACTCTGCTGCAGTTCGGTCTGGGATGCCTATTTCCCAGAAAGTTGGGCCACTTCTTGGAGGTTCATATACAAGTGTACCCACATCAACATTACAACCTGCAGCTTTATTTACATTTTAGATACCATACATAGTGAATTTATAAAACTATGATCATTGATCAATACACAAACGGTAGATACTAACCAAACTGCCTCACGACGTTCTCAACCCAACTCACAAAGTATATATAACTACTAGAGTTAACCTAATTACgtgaaaacagaaaatgtgtAGAAAATAATATTAGACGTATCTATATATTTTgcataccaaaaataaaaaacaaaaacaagaacatATTATTGTACAGAAATAAAACAAGAGTAAAACATGACCTGGAGTTATAATTACTTCAGCATCATGTCGATAGTCACCAATAAAACCAGGAACCCATGCATAAACATTATAGATCCCTGGACGTATTCCACTTATAGAGAAGAAGCCTTTATCGTTTGCTTTGGTCCAAAATTGGTAACCCTGTAAGAAAAATATCATTGCTAAGATTGCTATATCATACAGAgagaaaatattataatattttggaATGAGGGGACTCTGAATATCAACCTATATATCAAGGTGTTAGTATCGTATGGAAATTTGAGAATTAAATATATACCTTGCATTCTAGTTGCCATGATCCAGCATCTCCTGGAGCTGCCAACCCTACCTGTGTACCATCTCCGAATATGTCTTCAGTATTGATATACCTACACAAACATATTGAAGTTAAGTTAAATTTTCCTTAATTAGAGACAGACTCCCTGAAAAATTAAATGGTGATTAGTAAGGTTAATATGCAACAGTCATTTACCCGTCACGTACTAGTAATCTGCCGGTAACAGTACCCCGTTGATCCGATGATAGAAAGTCTTCTGAACTTGGGAAGTCGTATGGCCAGCTTTGAACCTCAGTTTTCATCTGAAAAATGTTGCAAGTTCACAGTTCAATCCATTAATGTTTTttagaaatacaaaaaaaaaatgtatatactTAATTTGCTTTTCTTGTGATATTAACCTGCTGCTTAGCGTCCTCCCATAGCTGCTGAAGTGGGTCATCTTCAGTCACCAAAGAATTAAGATAGATAAAAATGGGGCCAAGAACTTTCTTCCATGGCTCACTGGGCTTAAATTCTATTATCAACTCCGCTCCGGAGTAATGGGTGCTATGAAATATCTGATGATTCCATGACAAACAGATGATCAGTGCCAATAGAGTTGTGTGGaatgttttcttctttcttctaaagtgtttctttgttaattaattAGACAGTCTAATATgttaaatatgtaataaaatgCGAAAATCAAGGAGAGATACTCATAGGGAGAGCATCCAAGACATATGCATGTTGTACTTTTATTTCTTTGACTAAGATTTTTTAATTTGAGGTTTTCTTATTAAGGTTTTAACGAATCAACATAAACGCATTCAACACTATCTCAATGATCCAAATAAAGTTGTAACTTTTTTCTTCTGTAGGATTTTTCCTACTTTTTATAAACTAGGGATCAAAAAGTAATGTTGTACTATTAATTCTGGATGATCTACATAGTAAAGTGGCATATGTTGTATGGCCGTAACACAATATACAACACTCTCATTCCACTTCAATCTCTACAAAAGTTCTCTCATTTGACTATTTATAACATCATTTATGTTATAatataaaaggtcgtacccagtgcacaaggctcccgctttatgcagggtctgggagaggtgaatgtcggctagccttacccccatttatggagaggctgctcccaagtctcgaacccgagacctaccgctcatgggcgaaggcacttgccatcgcaccaagtgcgacctctctcATTTATGTTATAATATATGGAAAAAATTATACAATGTAGCCATAGTTGAAGAATATGAAGGAATGAATTTAAAAGGCAGGAGTCAAGTTtgctttaaaataaaaatgaagaaaaagaagcgtACTTACAGCTAGGGTGGTTGGCCCAACATGGGAAGTAAGGCATTGTTTGAAGGGCCCACCAGATTTGAACTCTTGACTAGGAGTAATCTGCCAGAATCCCACGGGTGGTTCAGTGGATATCCATCCATGAAccctattttctttgttctcAATTGAGTATAGATACTTATCATCCACCTGCAAAAGTGGACCAAATCAAATCCCTAAATCAAACTGAGAAAGACGATCAATCCAACAGATATAGAAACTATGTGAATTGTTAATTATATGATTGAAAATGCTTTCTTGTCTAACAGCTTGTTATAACATAATGAATATCGACTAATATAACATCTTGTACAAGTACCTTGCTGACAATAGATTTTTTGCATAAGTAACTGTTACATGCATGGCTATCAATTTTAGTATAATATCAAAAGTGGAGAATAATatgatgtgttttaatgttttaattttgaccattaatattaaatttaagaGTGTGTGACTATAAATTCTTGACCAACACATGGGTAAGAGAACGAGACTCAAATAGCAAgtagaaaaaaattgttttctttttttttttcttctaattgttGGACTTGTAGGGAAGTTGGTTTTTTAAGTGGCAATAGGAAAAATGATTGTTAGAAGAAATTAATACTTCTCCTTTGAACTGTGGCTCCACGGGATTGACAAGCAAGACTGCCTCTGGGTAAGCCAAGGCTTGGCCTCTTCCTTGCAACCGATCATCTGGAAGTGGCatgtatctttgccttttgtcTGATATTGCCATGTAATGAAACCTACGCAAAGATtaataagaaaatgaaaacaaaataatgaaataaaattagttTTATGCTAGGTGAATTTTGCATAAATGaacattaactaattaattaagagtTTGTTCGGAAGTACTTTGAGAATGACAGAAATTGTTTTCGGTAAAATTGATTTTGGGATGTAAAACACTAGCTAGTGTGCAAGAATCACTTAAAAGTTTTTTCAAGATGCACTTGGATTTTTGTTAAGTATTAGTTTCAAAaatgtttttacaaaaaaatgctTTCAGTAATTCTAAAAGCCTTTCCAAACGAgccctaaaataataaaaatttcgAGTCATGTAATTATCAACGGGTTACACTTGGGCAATATGCTTTTGTTAAGTAGTTGTCAATGATAAACCTAACTAAATTCCACCAACTCGGTGCGAATTATATGTTGACCTAGAGACTACCTAATGCCTCCATATTGGTGCTATAATCATCTTCAGGCCTGTTCACGGGAAGGCACATTCTTCTTTTCGATCAGCCTTCAGTTTataaattcataaaatatatGATATGTTCTTTGAAAAATGATCAAACTTTGTATGGCACGTTTGTTTCTTAGTCaaatcaaattagttcattagTCATCAACTCACctacttttaaattatgtttacTCCTCAGAAAGAATTACTGTATTAGACTTACACGTTTCAATTTGTGACCCTTGCACTTATAATATTAAAGAACGAGAATAAAAATGGGCCAATTATATTAGAAGTTTAGGCAGAAATCAAGTCACTATAGTTAACAAAAAAAGAGTGAAATAAAGAGTACAAATTATCCAATATAtgattggatttgatttttatgttttatgataCAAGCGAACacagatgagaggcagagattagCATGTACACTATTCTAAGACAAACTTGGCTAATTTCATGGCTTATTTCATGTGTGCATATCGATTTGACGTTTTTGATTTTTGGTCAGTCATATattatttgattataattaaaaGTGAAACTTACTTCTCTTTTCTGAGCTTAAACACTGTCCTCGTGTTGGTCAAGTTGAAAGCAGGCCATTCCTTCAAGTGTTCATAAATAGCGTAAGTGTAGAAGCCTGACGAGTTGCGAAGCATAACAAACCTTCAAatagaaattatttttaatcacaaaataatcaaataattaaaaaattcattagctattccttttattttatttttcttctctttaaaaCTGACCTTATGTCTATGTTTAAAGGAACAAGCTTGCCCTCCAGAGAGGGATCCCACATTCTGGTGAATGAAAGCTCTATCTGGTCCTCAGTTTCCACTATAACTGAAAAATTAGTTCCTTCAATCCTGCCAATAATcgtattttttgaaatagttcataacacaaataaataatcaGGATCGTTCCAATTTTATCAGATATCCCCGAAGGGACCAAATAAATAATCAAGACCAATTGAACATTCTTCTATTTACTATTTTGGTAATATACATTACTATGTCTTGTAATATATTATagcatatatacatgcattatcAAGCAAATCAGATCCAGAAATaatttccatttccaaattaTAAGGGATTTTGTTACTATTAAGGTTTATTGACTGACCATAATTTCTTTAGAAAAAAGTAAACACACCTATCAAATGCTCCTTTCTTTCTTGTAATCCCTGGTGCGGTCCAAACCAGGTCCCAGTACCTACAGAATAAGTAATATACACAATAATTAATACCATGGTCTATCAAGAAATTATTATTGTTTGAATTACGACATTTCATTCATTGAAAGAAGAAAGTTACAAATGcatattcattaaaaaaaaaaaaaactgtagtatatttaaattaattttttatttaaaaaaatcccTAAAAACTGTATGAAATCACCAATGCAAGAAAGACCATATATTTGTAGCTAGAGACCGCCATACCCTCTATTGGGAGCTTCGTTAAGAACTTCAAGCAAATTGTCGACGCCGTTATATTGTAGTCCGGTGACCACCCCTCCGGGTTTTGATAGCGTCATCTGGAGAATCCCATTTTCCACCACCACCTGCccaaatgaataataataatagaaaaGTAACGACACCGTTAGTCAGAAAGGTATACAAAATTCAATATTCTGAAAAAATATAAACTCACCTCTTTATCACGGATATGCAACTGTAGGCCGCTTGTACTATTTTGTGCAGCAGCTAGGAAATTCATGGCTTGGATGAACAGAATGATGGTGCACAATTTTGCCAAACAGTGACATGTCGATTCGGAAGCCCAAAACACGTTGCCGGTTGGTGCCCAGCCTAATCTGACATGAAAGGTCGACATGTGAACCGTGAAACGCCGGCCCGTGATCGGGACGTCAATTTGTGGCCAAGTTTCCGTGAACAATATATTCTCTTGTGATTTCTTTACTTTGTCGCCTCGCCTCCACTCTTTGTGTTTGGTGAACCAGACGAGCATGCACTAACTAGTCGTTGGTGGAAAAAGTATACAAACGCTCTCCTACTCATACACTCATAAACATTCTTAATAtagatacatacatacatacatatacacatacatacatacatacatacatatatatacacatacatacatacatacatatatatacacatacatacatacatacatacatacatatatatacacatacacatatacatacataaatatttatatgaTTGTGTATGTATATcagtatatgcatatatatatatataatatgtgtgtgtatatatatgttcaaagaTGGTTTGGGGAAGAAACATCTATATTAAGAAAGAAGATCCAATCAGTAAAAGTCATTTATGCTGTACATGTTAGGAAAACCGTTGTGTGGATCCGATTTAGATAGAGATGCGtttttctttcgttgctttgaTTTGCTTTCAAATtaatttattgtattttttgaGGGGAAACTATGGAACTTGTTTACGTTTGACATGAAGGTTAATGCacaattgaccaaaaaaaaaaaaggttaatgCCCCCGAAAATTTGGAATAATGTAtctaatcatattcatattttGACTTTTAGGAAGTTTATTTATTTGCTACAATGGATTAAAATCATGGAGTCAAAAGTTAGGTTAAATGAAATAAGATCTCTTGTGATGACTATTGTTAAAGTGGGAATCATACTGAAAGATTATTCTATTAGACTCTCTCGTAGTATTGAATTGTGTTATACATAGCCGATGAAGCCAATTAAGTTGTAATTAGTTTATGTATTTTATCTCATAGTATTCAGCTCTAATATAATTATCGGGCATATTAATATAACAATTAGTCCAAAAGAATAAGCAATAATCGGAATGCAATCTATGGGACGGATTGATGAACCAACAACCTAATAATGATACTCTAAAATGTTCATAGTCATTGGTTTTCAATTGAGCATTAACCACCGGCTAAAGACTAGTATTTATCTGACATATGATGGTGTGTTTCATTATCattgtgtagtgacactaatgTAGATATGTAGTGCTCAATAGAGATTGAGTTTACTGAATGCGATCGACAAAAGAAGatcttatatatatgtttgttaCACATATATTCATGTTAGTAAAATCTTTTAAAGCATAGTGTAGCattaatcctttgacctgagattTTGTAGTTGTCTTGTGAATAGATTCATCTTTGCATTTGTTAAATTTTGTGCTCTAATCAAGGTATAACCAAGACATCGTTGCAATTGATTGAGATATTTATGGAGAGAAACGAATACTCAACAAGAGATCACCAACCTCCGAACTGGGAGGCAAATGTTCAAGTGAATGATTCCGAAGTCTTTGGCCAGAGTGACCTCATTatgtcaacaacaacaacaacaacaaagccttttcccactaagtggggtcggctatatgaatcctagaacgccattgcgctcggttttgtgtcatgtcctccgttagatccaagtaatcaagtcttttcttagggtctcttccaaagttttcctaggtcttcctctaccccttcggccctgaacttctgtcccgtagtcacattttcgaaccggagcgtcagtaggccttctttgcacatgtccaaaccaccggaaccgattttctctcatatttccttcaattttggctattcctactttaccttggatatcctcattcccaatcttatcctttctcgtgtgcccatacatcccacgaagcatcctcatctccgctacacccattttgtgtacatgttgatgcttcaccgcccaacattctgtgccatacaacatcgttggccttattgccgtcctataaaattttcccttgagcttcagtggcctacgacgatcacacaacacgccggatacactcttacacttcatccatccagcttgtattctatggttgagatctccatctaattctccgttctcttgcaagatagatcctaggtagcgaaaacggtcactttttgtgatcttcgctagattgctccggtcattagtgtggataagtatataaatggatagagataggaaagcaaacacaagatgtacgtgattcacccagattggctacgtccacggaatagaggagttctcattaattgtgaagggtttacacaagtacataggttcaagctctcctttagggagtacaagtgaatgatttagtacaaatgacattaggaaatattgtgggagaatgatctcgtaaccacgaaacttctaagtcccggagtgtggtatcggcttgactttccttatctgtctcataggtagatatggaatcttctctggaagtactcttcctccatccaggggtggtatctgtaactggtggagatgcacaaggtaatgtatcaatgtcacttgaagcttacttgtagtttcaggcttggtcaagcgcgatacaaaccatgtagtaggagtcccccaagtcgccgagctagaggatctgctgaaagaggtaacagacaaggtaagcaatcagagctccggctgattgtttacattctccctatcttgcaggcagcatgaaggataaagagaagaaaaatgagaagagatgatatgggatacttttgcttttgaagaagtaactttccacaggcttattcttgaactgggctggagggttttctggtttcctccaaagtataaggccgactgaagaatttgagggtcaaaacaagtccatcaaatctagagtacgttcgaccctgctgatatgggatactttttcttttgacagagtagtggatgtatcggcacgtgtgctgttacgcttgtctccacatgcttccttgtatccttctcacttgccctatcctcaggcagatgcggtatcttccttggaagcataagatgttgaagatgagtactcgagagcaatgccagggtaaggggttccaggcagtcagttcctggctggaagcttgattccaagtgctgactgattgctctctttctccttgtcttgcaggtaagaacaaggccaaaggaaaagacagggaaaaagcatgatatgggatactcttgcttttaaccctgatgatatgagatattcttgctctagtatagcttgtttacagaggtattatcggggggaaagaaagctgaatatttcgaaaggcttcgttgggagtgccctctcagataagaggaagggttgagcatttttgcaggtctgcctgtccgttggggatggaggtcgacatatataggagtctccctaacatcaagtaataatgctattcctttaccctgcttggtcatagcacggtagtgggagctgccagcttcacaagttttaactctgtcagagcactttgaaaaagtggtctgtggtatctggaaagctgatgttgcgtgtgaagattacagacaagctttatccaaggagatccggctcttgaagttgggaaagtggtgcctcttcggttttcgaacaagcaatcctgtcggggatctggctctcgagattcggaaaacgatgcctcttcgatttttgagaaagcaatcatgctgggggtctggctctcgagattcggagagcggtgtcttcgatttttgagaaagcaatcatgctgggggtctggctctcgagattcggagagcggtgtcttcgatttttgagaaagtaatcatgttgggagttgggagtgttttctcgaatatgagtaaaggttgggcatgtttgctagtctaccttgccacgaagcacagaggttgacacacagggactttccaattatccagcagtggtactgttcctttaccctctcttcgatttttgagaaagtaatcatgttaggagtctggctctcgagattcggagggcggtgcctcttcgattttggagcaagcaatcttgttgggggtgttttctcgaatgtgagtaaaggttgggcatgtttgctagtctaccttgccacgaagcacagaggatgacacacagggactttcaaattatccagcagtggtactgttcctttaccctctattcgatttttgagaaagtaatcatgttgggagtctggctctcgagattcggagggcgatgcctcttcgattttggggcaagcaatcttgttgggagtgttttctcgaatgtgagtataggttgggcatgtttgctagtctaccttgccatgaagcacagaggttgacacaccgggactttccaattatccagcagtggtactgttcctttaccattgtgggtaataatatggtagctaggccgtcaaaatttatgtgtctaaactttgttagtgttgtttctttgctattcttttacccttcttggtcagagcgatgtagtgagagttgcaagcttcacgtgtctcgactttgtcagagaactttggcaaagttatatgtggtacccatgagctactgttgcgtgtgggaagtgggtgattgaacagtacgattcatgtgctttctacttcgccagaaatcttcgacagaatgcccataatttccgcaaagctgagtgtgcgtgtgacaggtgctgacaaggctggaaaagtagtctcaactttgtcagagaactttggcaaagttatatgtggtacccatgagctactgttgcgtgtgggaagtgggtgattgaacagtacgattcatgtgctttctacttcgccagaaatcttcgacagaatgcccataatttccgcaaagctgagtgtgcgtgtgacaggtgctgacaaggctggaaaagtaggtgccttttcgatttctaagatcgaccctcgtggtttctgagcagcccagcttttgagaaagcaaacctcttcgatttctgagatcggccctcgtggtctctgagcagcccagcttttgagaaagcaaacctcttcgatttctgagatcggccctcgtggtctctgagcagcccagcttttgagaaagcaaacctcttcgatttctgagatcggccttcgtggtctttgagcagcccagcttttgagaaagcaaacgcctcttcgatttctgagatcgaccctcgtggtctctgagcagcccagcttttgagaaagcaaacgcctcttcgatttctgaagcttcgtcgagtgcagatttttatagaggctaacattaagttccaaagcacacttgaatatccacctgTAGAAGCtcaattcttgcacttctaagatcttgatttgtccgacctcttctctcttctacacctttgaaaatgtctggcccctccgaccgtcgttttgacttgaaccttgttgaagaggcagccccgccttctccagacaacatatggcgcccatccttcgtctcccctactggtcctcttaccgttggggattccgtatgaagaatgatatgaccgctgcggtagtggccaggaactttctcactcccaaagataacagactactttccaaacggtctgatgagttggctgttaaggattctctggctcttagtgttcagtgtgcaggttctgtgtctaatatggcacaacgcctatttgctcgaacccgccaagttgaatcattggcggctgaagtgatgagtctcaaacaggagattagagggctcaagcatgagaataaacagttgcaccggctcgcacatgactatgctacaaacatgaagaggaagcttgaccagatgaaggaatctgatggtcaggttttacttgatcatcagagatttgtgggtttgttccaaaggcatttattgccttcgtcttctggggctgtaccgcgtaatgaagctccaaatgatcaacctctgatgcctcctccttctagggttctgtccagtactgaggctccgaatgatccccctccggtgccttctctttctggggctctaccgactgccgagacttctcctaagcaacctttgtgaaggctcccttttgtttgtttattttgactcaagtatatgtacatatttgtaatttatcaagatatcaataaataaactttccttcatttcaacgtattgtgttaaatcaccaaagccttcttcgctaagttctttgaattttcttttgttgaagcttgtatgttggagctttgtgagtggagcatgtaggttgaggtagtgttcccttaatttcccgaacgaggacaacttctcggttggagacttggaaaatccaagtcactgagtgggatcggctatatgaatcttagaacgccattgtgttctgtcctgtgtcatgtcctccgttagatccaagtactctaagtcttttcttagggtttatctcaaagttttcctgggtcttcctctacccctttggccttgaacctctgtcccatagtcgcatcttctaatcggagcgtcagtaggccttctttgcacatgtccaaaccaccgtaaccgattttctctcatctttccttccatttcggctattcctactttaccccggatatcctcattcctaatcttatcctttctcgtgtgcccacacatccaacgaagcatcctcatctccgctacacccattttgtgtacgtgttgatgcttcaccgcccaacattctgtgccatacagcatcaccggccttattgccgtcctataaaattttcccttgagcttcagtggcatacggcggtcacacaacacgccggatgcactcttccacttcatccatccagcttgtattctatggttgagatctccatctaattctccgttcttttgcaagatagatcctaggtaacgaaaacggtcgctctttggtatttcttgatctccgatcctcacccctaactcgttttggcctccatttgcactgaacttgcactccatatattctgtctttgatcggcttaggcgaagacctttagattccaacacttctctccaaaggttaaactttgcatttaccccttcttgagtttcatctatcaacactatatcgtctgcgaaaagcatacaccaaggaatatcatcttgaatatgtcctgttaactcatccattaccaacgcaaagaggtaaggacttaaggatgagccttgatgtaatcctacagttatgggaaagctttcagtttgtccttcatgagttcttacggcagtctttgctccttcatacatatcttgtatagcttggatatatgctactcgtactcatttcttctctaaaatcctccaaagaatgtctcttgggaccctatcatacgctttttccaaatctataaagaccatgtgtaaatcctttttcccatctctatatctttccatcaatcttcgtaagagatagattgcctccatggttgagcgccctggcatgaacccgaattggttgtccgaaacccgtgtctcttgcctcaatctatgctcaatgactctctcccagagcttcattgtatgactcattagcttaatacccctatagttcatgcaattttgtacatcgcccttattcttgtagataggcaccaaagtgctcgttcgccactcatttggcatcttc
This window contains:
- the LOC103402015 gene encoding uncharacterized protein → MLVWFTKHKEWRRGDKVKKSQENILFTETWPQIDVPITGRRFTVHMSTFHVRLGWAPTGNVFWASESTCHCLAKLCTIILFIQAMNFLAAAQNSTSGLQLHIRDKEVVVENGILQMTLSKPGGVVTGLQYNGVDNLLEVLNEAPNRGYWDLVWTAPGITRKKGAFDRIEGTNFSVIVETEDQIELSFTRMWDPSLEGKLVPLNIDIRFVMLRNSSGFYTYAIYEHLKEWPAFNLTNTRTVFKLRKEKFHYMAISDKRQRYMPLPDDRLQGRGQALAYPEAVLLVNPVEPQFKGEVDDKYLYSIENKENRVHGWISTEPPVGFWQITPSQEFKSGGPFKQCLTSHVGPTTLAIFHSTHYSGAELIIEFKPSEPWKKVLGPIFIYLNSLVTEDDPLQQLWEDAKQQMKTEVQSWPYDFPSSEDFLSSDQRGTVTGRLLVRDGYINTEDIFGDGTQVGLAAPGDAGSWQLECKGYQFWTKANDKGFFSISGIRPGIYNVYAWVPGFIGDYRHDAEVIITPGCNVDVGTLVYEPPRSGPTFWEIGIPDRTAAEFYIPDPNPNHINKLYVNHTDRFRQYGLWERYAELYPYNDLVYTVGVNDYRKDFYFAQVTRKTGNNTYQGSTWQIRFTLDTVGKNNTYTLRIALATAHVSELQVRINDLEASNPLFSTGQIGNDNTIARHGIHGLYRLYTVDIPGAQLLEGNNTIFLTRALSISPFQGIMYDYIRLEGPASSNNESLGSSSWGYK